GTGCCAATATATCGTTAAGTAGACAGTAGCAGTCCTCAAatgtgatgttgttgttgttctcgaAAATTAGATACAGTttttaggtatgtatgtaagtctaatgtttaacatttttcgttttatctCAGTGGCTTCACATTTATTAtagatacaaatatttcgtAATATCAATTTGTTGTGTGTTTCGGTTAaggatttatttgtataaataaaatcttacacattttgatttttcagcAATGTTTTATTGCATCTGTGTTCGGCAATTGGTGATTCCCAAGTCCTCTACCTTGTTGATTTCACCTTTGTGTTCTCTCTGTATGCTcgacgtatgtatgtgtgtgtatgtaagtttgtTTTGGATTTGTGTGATGGACCTTTTAAGTGGGGCAAGTTTATATGGGCACATAGTTGCCCTTAGGTTTGTAGAACATTTTGCCTGTCAAAAATCGACGTCGGATTTCGGAAAGTAGCAAGCGTTTCtccttttgaattttcttcaagACACCTTTATTCTCCTGTGCTCGCCGCGACAAATATGGCAAAACTTCATTGACTGGTCCATAGGGGATGTACTTGTACGCTGAGTAGCCGGCTTGACCTGAAATACACCGCAGTTACATATCTCTccaatattttaaaacacattGGGctacaaatctttatttaaattgcgctgggtttgggacccgccacgtaaaaaaacacccccaatgaaaggatacgacgacattgccatagttcagcgaattaaaagacagtggctacgctggctaggtgatgttgtccggatggacgaaaacactccagctctgaaagtattcgacgctgtacccgccgggggaagcagaggaagaggaagacctccactccgttggaaggaccaagtggagaaggacctggcttggcttgtaatatccaattggcgccacgtagcgaaaaaaagaaacgactggcgcgctcttgttaactcggctataatcgcgtaagcggtgtctacgccaattaacaagaagaagaagaaaaaccaaatttcgtgtgcggaattgttgcgaatgttggaaaagacttacggtcgagagatcgttgaagacatgcctcgttctgaacgaccttcgaactcttcaaatgatgaaaatgttaaaaaagtgaaagatatggtgcttgaaaatcgtcaggtaaGTGTTAGGGAAATGGCAAGAGTGCTTGATATgttgaatattttgggtataaaacgcgttcttgctatACTCGACCTGTTAAAGCTGAATTTACCGTAAACCGGTCTCTTTGGACAAGTTTAATACtacgaattccgatcccacaactgtcgatgagacatggatttatgagtttgacatgcaaaaggCCAACAATCGGATgaatggaaaaaagttttttttgttgatttactacggtcgctacagcgtttcttgtagaaagggaagAGAGTGGGGAACGTAGCGACTCCAAtatttaaacgcatttttctcagaatgctgtttttcaaaacggtttccactctgaAAGGAAGAGGTTTGAAGctatctagttccaatttggagagaatatttttaacgtcattcgctatcgcgctatggaacTAGACGACTGTCTACTACTTATTGTATATGTGGCTCTCTGGTGTAAGAGCTCATACGTACCTAGTGGGAAGGTGATATAATCGCACATTCCTAATAATTGACCAAAGCAGATGACTTTATCCTCGGGTGAAATACCAATTTCCTTCATTCTTTCGATAGCAAAACGCACTGTGTCCTCGTTGTGTGATGCCACCATAATTCCAATCTTCTTAGCGTCCTCACCGGAGTCTTTCAATAACTATAAATAAGTGAAGCAGAGAATATTTTCAGTTTCGTTTTGAAAACACAAATATTCATCGTTTTACTCACTTTTATTCTTCGCAGACATTCAGTTAATGTTTTGTGGTACATATCAGTGGTGGCTTcataattggcgcagattggaTCCGGATAGTCCATGCTAGCCGCGCGTTCTCGCTCCTGTTCCATATAGGCGCCACGCACTAATTTGGCGCCAAAATAGAAGTTCTGACGTTTTGCTTGCTCCAGATCAGTGCACACCTACAGTAAATGAGGTAGTCAATGAGTTCATGGAAATTTCCCGACATTTAAGAGACTATTTCTTACCTCTCCGAAGGTTTCTCGCAAGTAACACTGATATGTGTTGAATACGATGGCCTTCTCTTTGTTGTACTTACGCATCATTTCCAAAGTGATGCGCGAAATGGCAGGTTGGAAATATGTCTGTTCAGCGTCGATCATTATGCGCACGTCCAGATCCGCAGCGGCCTACAAAGCAACAAAATTAGTCAAACAAAAAGGTAAAGTTGAAGGAAAGTAATTACTTTAACAATTGTATTGACACGGCGAATCATATTCCTGAACATTTCCTCTTCTTTGGGCGGAATCTGTGAGATCAGTCGACGCATTTGTCCGGTCTGTGGGTCTGGAACACGGAATGTGTCACTCAACTGCGAGTCCTCATCCACAATGCCAGACCAGGGGAATAAGTGGAGAATACTTCAAAGAAAAGATGTATTTATAGCTCATGTTCATATGCAATATCGATGCGGAACTCACCCTTCCTTGTCCGAAGTAACATTCTTCAAGAAATCCTGCACATTTTTATTGTCACCCAAACTGGAATAGTACTTTTCCAGATCTTTAATCGTTTTGTGATGAGTCAGTACATTACCCTGACCACCGACTAGGTCCTCCATGTATTTGCGAGTGCGCATTATCACTTCCGAAACTTGCAGCTGAAAAGAGGGAATcccaaaattgtttattataaagTTAAGTCTTTGTAATGGCGTTTTCAAACTCACCAAAAGCTGTGGCCGTCCAAGCGCCGTAAGCTTAATTGCCGTAATACCCGTACCAAAAGTGGCGCCTAGGTGGAACGAAATCAATTAAAAGCACGACAATTAGAGCGATGGATGCTACTACTTTATATagcttaatatatatattatgtacatttatatacatatgtatttacattgcGGGAATACTATTCTATTTGTATGCCACGGCAGCAGATTCAGTGGGCTTACaagtgtacatacattcatacataggACGAAACATTTATTCGTATGTACAAAAAGTTAAATGTTTGGCCAAGCTAGAATACAAACATTGTATATCTATGTAATTCCAATTTTAGCTTACCCTCAGCAACGGGTCGGGGTACAGTTTTGTGATCGTCATCTTTGTTAGTGGGTTAGTGGAAATTATTGGTTTTGATTGGTGCgattatattatttcataaGCAGTACACCAAATTTGAGTGAATTCATTGGTgagggaaaaaattaataatgtgttaaaaataaatttagtactAAAGTAAATAAGCAGTGTAACATAACATTAACTTAGCAATAAAAACCGAATAACTTGaataagaattattttaatataacaaataaactttttttaacgaTTCGA
The DNA window shown above is from Bactrocera tryoni isolate S06 chromosome 4, CSIRO_BtryS06_freeze2, whole genome shotgun sequence and carries:
- the LOC120774100 gene encoding proline dehydrogenase 1, mitochondrial isoform X2, whose protein sequence is MAFLRSICAQRATSNLVYSRNKSNRSATSAWRTSGEATATASISTSASLGSTNQQEVRHVSNRKADDLKYSAVSQSQLSRQQQQQRQLLSSILFSPAYNSRHTLFTKGPLDRSVVAARQEAEPEVKRPRSHKPPQQEQPNVPANPQRDPLDVSFNDPVASFKSKTTWELIRAYLVYTVCSIEPVVENNLKIMKITRALIGDRLFALLMKLSFYGHFVAGENRRTIVPTLERLRSFGVKPILDYSVEEDLSQEEAEKREVESSVSSAGDVKDDGTIAQYHVEKSFADRRYKVSSARTYFYLNEATCERNMEIFIKCLEAVSGATFGTGITAIKLTALGRPQLLLQVSEVIMRTRKYMEDLVGGQGNVLTHHKTIKDLEKYYSSLGDNKNVQDFLKNVTSDKEGILHLFPWSGIVDEDSQLSDTFRVPDPQTGQMRRLISQIPPKEEEMFRNMIRRVNTIVKAAADLDVRIMIDAEQTYFQPAISRITLEMMRKYNKEKAIVFNTYQCYLRETFGEVCTDLEQAKRQNFYFGAKLVRGAYMEQERERAASMDYPDPICANYEATTDMYHKTLTECLRRIKLLKDSGEDAKKIGIMVASHNEDTVRFAIERMKEIGISPEDKVICFGQLLGMCDYITFPLGQAGYSAYKYIPYGPVNEVLPYLSRRAQENKGVLKKIQKEKRLLLSEIRRRFLTGKMFYKPKGNYVPI
- the LOC120774100 gene encoding proline dehydrogenase 1, mitochondrial isoform X1, which codes for MAFLRSICAQRATSNLVYSRNKSNRSATSAWRTSGEATATASISTSASLGSTNQQEVRHVSNRKADDLKYSAVSQSQLSRQQQQQRQLLSSILFSPAYNSRHTLFTKGPLDRSVVAARQEAEPEVKRPRSHKPPQQEQPNVPANPQRDPLDVSFNDPVASFKSKTTWELIRAYLVYTVCSIEPVVENNLKLMKIANTLLGDKLFTMLMKATFYGHFVAGEDQVKIIPTLERLRSFGVKPILDYSVEEDLSQEEAEKREVESSVSSAGDVKDDGTIAQYHVEKSFADRRYKVSSARTYFYLNEATCERNMEIFIKCLEAVSGATFGTGITAIKLTALGRPQLLLQVSEVIMRTRKYMEDLVGGQGNVLTHHKTIKDLEKYYSSLGDNKNVQDFLKNVTSDKEGILHLFPWSGIVDEDSQLSDTFRVPDPQTGQMRRLISQIPPKEEEMFRNMIRRVNTIVKAAADLDVRIMIDAEQTYFQPAISRITLEMMRKYNKEKAIVFNTYQCYLRETFGEVCTDLEQAKRQNFYFGAKLVRGAYMEQERERAASMDYPDPICANYEATTDMYHKTLTECLRRIKLLKDSGEDAKKIGIMVASHNEDTVRFAIERMKEIGISPEDKVICFGQLLGMCDYITFPLGQAGYSAYKYIPYGPVNEVLPYLSRRAQENKGVLKKIQKEKRLLLSEIRRRFLTGKMFYKPKGNYVPI